A window of Costertonia aggregata contains these coding sequences:
- the bshB1 gene encoding bacillithiol biosynthesis deacetylase BshB1, producing MKLDILAFGAHPDDVELGAGATVAKEIEQGKKVGIVDLTRGELGTRGSAEIRDQEAHNAAKLLGVAVRENLGFADGFFVNDKAHQIEIIKMIRKYRPEIVLCNTIDDRHIDHEKGSKLVSDACFLSGLIKIDTKFDGEEEWQEPWRPKVVYHYIQWKNIEPDFVVDVSGFIDRKTKAILAYSSQFYDPKSDEPETPISSKNFIDSVHYRARDLGRLIGVEFAEGFTVERFVAVKSLQDLI from the coding sequence ATGAAATTAGATATATTGGCCTTTGGCGCACATCCTGATGATGTTGAACTAGGCGCGGGAGCCACTGTTGCCAAAGAGATTGAACAAGGTAAAAAAGTAGGTATTGTAGATCTAACGCGTGGCGAATTGGGTACAAGGGGTTCTGCCGAGATTCGCGACCAAGAAGCTCATAATGCAGCTAAGCTTTTGGGGGTTGCCGTTCGAGAAAATCTTGGTTTTGCCGACGGTTTTTTTGTTAATGACAAGGCCCATCAAATCGAAATCATAAAAATGATACGAAAATACCGACCCGAAATCGTTTTGTGCAATACCATAGATGACCGTCATATAGATCATGAAAAAGGCAGTAAACTCGTAAGTGACGCTTGCTTTTTAAGTGGCTTGATAAAAATAGATACAAAATTTGATGGCGAAGAAGAGTGGCAAGAGCCTTGGCGTCCCAAGGTAGTATACCACTACATTCAATGGAAGAACATAGAACCAGACTTTGTGGTAGATGTGTCAGGGTTTATAGACAGAAAGACCAAAGCTATCTTGGCCTATAGTTCCCAATTTTATGACCCTAAGAGCGATGAACCGGAAACCCCGATCAGTAGCAAGAACTTTATAGATAGTGTACATTATCGGGCCAGAGACCTTGGTAGGTTGATCGGTGTGGAGTTTGCCGAAGGTTTTACCGTTGAAAGGTTTGTAGCCGTAAAAAGTCTACAGGACTTGATTTAA
- a CDS encoding tetratricopeptide repeat-containing sensor histidine kinase translates to MLIALWLPLFGFGQENISKDLRAKIKAIQETPKFSLKDTSYINLLNDLAKEFRYYNPDSAFTISKNALKLSERANYKSGEILSLIEIGMHYSDNGNSKKAIENYRKALKIAKSIHNHKLIIRVQNGLAGEYAYMGDYAEALNIYLLALEKAHTVNDKLMLSILSENIAGLYLSQKDFESALEWYQKIITINEEIGDPIVMAETKSNLASLYKDMQNYDLAMFNINKSIRIFEKHDKLDWLAYSYQVKGDVYLKQSKYTWAVYWYEQCKLLHKKIDDDRAMIDLLNGMSKAQLGKQNDSLSKIYALEGYAISKKIKALEGQKECSKTLYEIEKRSGNYDEALTFHEIYQDLSEILSKGEAQKSLSMLKTKMDYEKQKEDLIASNKQELAKQQGYINAALLILAVFMITTFLVYRSTKIQKKLNKELKSKRDTLKKRETELRDMNETKDKLFSIIGHDLRGPVGALQGLLKLFKNGEIEETEFMKFMPKLSDDIDHISFTLNNLLSWGQSQMNGTVTRPALVALENLVSENINLLNEIAENKSIKLISKVQENTLAWSDSNQIDIVIRNLISNALKFTPKNGMVTIEAQEQNDCWIVSIRDTGVGMQKEIQEKIFSSNSNITTYGTNNEKGTGLGLSLCKEMVENNGGKIWLDSIPRKGSTFYFSVPKSTKKYNKAG, encoded by the coding sequence TTGCTCATAGCTTTGTGGCTTCCCCTTTTTGGCTTTGGCCAAGAAAATATATCTAAAGACCTGAGGGCAAAAATCAAGGCAATACAAGAAACACCCAAGTTTAGTCTAAAAGATACTTCTTACATTAACCTGCTCAACGATTTGGCCAAAGAGTTTCGGTACTATAATCCCGATAGTGCTTTCACAATATCCAAAAATGCATTAAAGCTAAGTGAAAGGGCAAATTATAAATCGGGAGAGATTCTTTCTCTTATTGAAATTGGTATGCATTATTCCGATAACGGCAACTCAAAAAAGGCAATTGAAAACTACCGAAAAGCTTTAAAAATCGCAAAATCGATACACAACCACAAATTGATTATACGTGTCCAAAACGGACTGGCAGGAGAGTATGCCTACATGGGCGATTACGCCGAAGCCCTTAATATTTATTTATTGGCACTTGAAAAGGCCCATACAGTCAATGATAAGTTAATGCTTTCTATATTATCAGAAAACATAGCAGGGCTGTACCTATCACAAAAGGATTTCGAAAGTGCTTTGGAATGGTATCAAAAAATCATAACCATAAATGAAGAAATCGGCGATCCCATAGTCATGGCCGAGACCAAGAGCAACTTGGCATCGTTGTATAAAGACATGCAAAACTACGATCTGGCCATGTTCAACATCAATAAAAGCATACGCATTTTTGAAAAGCATGATAAATTGGATTGGTTGGCCTACTCCTATCAAGTCAAAGGTGATGTTTATTTGAAGCAGTCCAAGTATACTTGGGCGGTATATTGGTATGAACAATGTAAGTTGTTACACAAAAAAATAGATGATGACCGTGCCATGATAGATTTGTTGAACGGCATGTCAAAAGCACAATTGGGAAAACAAAATGATAGTCTCTCAAAAATATATGCCCTGGAAGGTTATGCCATATCAAAAAAAATAAAGGCACTTGAGGGTCAAAAAGAATGTTCCAAAACGTTATACGAAATTGAAAAGAGAAGTGGTAATTATGATGAAGCCTTAACATTTCATGAGATTTACCAAGATCTCTCTGAAATTTTGTCTAAAGGCGAAGCCCAAAAAAGTCTTTCCATGCTGAAGACGAAAATGGATTATGAAAAACAAAAAGAGGACTTAATAGCTTCGAACAAACAAGAATTGGCCAAACAACAAGGTTATATTAATGCCGCACTTCTTATTTTGGCCGTATTTATGATCACCACCTTTTTGGTTTACCGAAGCACTAAAATCCAAAAAAAGCTCAATAAAGAACTGAAATCAAAAAGGGACACCCTTAAGAAAAGAGAAACCGAACTACGTGACATGAATGAGACAAAAGATAAGCTTTTCTCTATCATAGGTCATGATCTAAGGGGGCCGGTCGGTGCATTGCAAGGTTTGTTGAAACTTTTCAAAAATGGGGAGATCGAAGAAACCGAATTCATGAAATTCATGCCCAAGCTTTCTGATGATATAGACCATATTTCTTTTACACTGAACAATTTATTGTCCTGGGGGCAATCACAAATGAACGGCACAGTGACCAGACCGGCATTGGTCGCCTTGGAAAATTTAGTGTCCGAAAATATTAATTTATTGAACGAAATTGCCGAAAACAAGTCTATAAAACTTATTAGCAAAGTACAGGAGAACACTCTGGCATGGTCAGATAGCAATCAAATTGATATCGTAATCAGGAATTTGATAAGCAACGCTTTAAAGTTCACTCCGAAAAACGGAATGGTGACCATTGAGGCCCAAGAACAAAACGATTGTTGGATAGTGTCAATTAGAGATACCGGTGTTGGAATGCAAAAGGAAATCCAGGAAAAAATATTTTCTTCCAATAGCAACATAACCACCTACGGTACAAATAATGAAAAGGGAACGGGTCTGGGCCTTTCGCTGTGTAAAGAAATGGTCGAGAACAATGGCGGTAAAATATGGTTGGACAGTATTCCCAGAAAAGGATCTACTTTTTATTTTTCCGTCCCAAAATCCACCAAAAAATATAATAAAGCCGGTTAA